The Xenorhabdus doucetiae genome has a window encoding:
- a CDS encoding bacteriocin immunity protein: protein MKLKNSINDYTEEEFLKLLQIICDSDTETEEEHNSLIDHFEEVTEHPSGSDLIYFPKEGEDDSPEGILKTVKEWQRKNGKPGFKQG, encoded by the coding sequence ATGAAACTAAAAAATAGTATTAATGATTATACCGAAGAGGAATTTCTCAAGTTATTACAAATAATTTGTGACTCAGATACAGAAACGGAAGAAGAACATAACTCTCTTATAGATCACTTTGAAGAAGTAACTGAACATCCCAGTGGCAGCGACCTTATTTATTTTCCAAAAGAAGGGGAAGATGATTCACCAGAAGGAATTTTAAAAACGGTCAAAGAATGGCAACGTAAAAATGGCAAACCGGGATTCAAACAAGGCTGA